A stretch of DNA from Excalfactoria chinensis isolate bCotChi1 chromosome 6, bCotChi1.hap2, whole genome shotgun sequence:
agcctcactgggcaacctgttccagtgatgTGCAGTTTGAATAGCCTGAGCCTGCATAGAGTTAGGATGGCTACAGCCTAACGATGGCAAATCAGTAGAGTGCTCAGAACTGCAGGATGGGCTGCTGGATTCCTACTTGCAAGAAGCCAAATGCTTAGATCATCACAGACTTTGTTCTTCTTTGAGTAGGAAAAGCCTCACAGTAACCTCTGCAGTTGCAAAGGGATTCACTAAAATCctgcctagaaaaaaaaataatcctgcaTAATATCCTCTCAAATGCAAATCAGACCTCCACAGTATTGCCAGGCACAGGTCCATCCGGCAGGCCCTCACTTGCCCCAGCACCACCCAGGCAGGCACCATTCCATTTAAATGCAGATGTATTTGTGCCCATCAGGGTCAGGTTCACAGTCTATATCACTTCACTGCAATCTCTTCTCTTATACTCCATATATCTCTACTCTTATACTCGTCTCCATCCCCGTCTCCTTCACCTTTGTAAGGGAGGCTCCAGCAGCCTCCCCACTGTCTGTGTAACGGATGCCTTGATACTGATCCGCTCCAGAAACACCTGTGGACTCTTTGCATCTTAAGAGGGTCAGAGTTCTGAACTGCAGACATTTTGGGACGGGGactatatatttttctgtgtatatGTGCTGATAGAATACAAGCACACCCACACGATGGTATAGGAATACTACATCATAGTCTGCCAAGCTTGATTACGATAACTAGTCACCTAAAGATGAGTGAATGTGGCCTTAAGGCTAGTCTGCTGGGCCTGGAGACAAGCTGTCTGCAgtcttctcctccctgctcaAAGAACTATCATCTAAGTTCCCTTGTCAGCCCTATTCCTTCTCATCTCTCAAACACCATCCCCACCCATGTGGATGTCCGCAAGTGTGCTTCCCACCCGCCTCACCCATATGCTAGTGCTCCCAGATCTCTGCTAGATCTGTGTTGGATTCTTGTACTGCAGCCAGTTTTTCCCTCACAATATTCCTATTTCAGGCACAAAGGGGATGAAAAAATAGAGCTAGAAAACAGTCCATTGACATAATGTTTGTGTTACCTgagaaacactttaaaaatgcattagcTGAGCCCAGTGGACCCTCAAGAGTAACACACAGATCGGAAGACTTTCCTTTTCCCAACACTGCACGCCCTCATTTACCACCATGCACGTGAAGAACTTGGCAACCAAAGGCTGCAGCTTTCAGAGTTGgaactagaaataaaaagaaaggaattccTCGGGAAAGCAACGAGAAGCGATACCAGATACCAAGTAGTGTGTGTTAAAGCACTCCTTCAGCTGTCATCGGGTAGTTGAGGGGCAGAGCAAGGCACCAGAATGCTGGTAGTTTGTTGGAGATTTACTGCTTTGGCCTGTTTTAACAGCTCAGTGAGTAACACTGCAGGATGCTGGAGCGCACCCACAGCCCACTTTTTGAATGGTTTCAACTTGCCACGTTCTTCCAAcatagaaaaagcaaagagggCTTCCTGGTCACATACCATTTATCCTGGTGAGGTAGGGTCAGTATTATTAGTCTCTCAGAAAGGTATAAAACGCTCTTTTTGTTCACATACTCGTACAAATTCCTGTCAAATCCTTCAGCATAAACCTAACCTAAAGGCATCCCATCAAACACTCGTAAGATAAATTCCGGCTTCATAAACTGAGCTTTCACATGGATGTCACTTGTTCCTACGTCACATAAGGAAAGAAATCCATCAGAAATGTTTGCTAATGTTTCAGTAGGACTGAAGTTGTTGACTTCCAACAGACACCAGCAACTATAGATCTGTAGAGTGCACGCCTGTGACCAACACTGAAGCTATTCTTGCAGCCTGCATTTCAGACTGGTGAGCTTTTGCAGGCTGTTTAGAAAGGCTTATTAATGGAGCACGATAAAGaagtctgtttctttttactaaCAAAAAGCACAGTGAAAGCATTGGGATGGGCAGATGGAACTCAACATCAATCCACCCGTAAAACACACTAACCGAATCTGTAGTAAAATTCATAAGAAATACAACCCCCTACAGCTTAAAAGCAATACTTAGTTCTTAATCTCTGCAAAGACTAAAGCAGCAGGTTGGGGCCTTTACAGCCGGCAATTTCCAAGCCTTGAATTACGCTCCTGATTATATTCAAAATACAACAGAAGAGACCTAGTTTTATCAACACACACAGAATAGGGATGCATCAAGGAGAGGTGTATTTACTTGCGAGACACACAGTATCACAACCAGCAACATTACTACACCTCATTGTTTCTCCTTAGGTACTTCTCCTTGCTCCTTAAAAAGGCTTTGTAAGTATGTGAATGCCGGCCGTTATGAGTGAAATGCCCGGCTGGTGGAACAGCAACAGGCGATATTTGAAAGACTGTAAGTTCCCTTAGACCCTTTCATCCCAGAACTTAGTGATATAATGTTCAGTATGCCACTACAAAACGGGCAGAGTTGGTTGCTACTCTAACCAGCTAGCATACAGACATTGCTGCCAGCAGCTTCCCTACAGCACTGTCTTGTATTGATAGTTTCATCTCAGGTAACTTCCACTAACTGCATCCAGTCTCTCTCATACAAGCTTCAAACCCATTTTAAAGTTGGCTGCATTTCATTCCCAAGTAACTTCCTAAAAGGAGCCCAATCCCGTAACCCTCACTGGTACAGAAAGCGGCTGTTTACACAGTCACATCCCTGCCTCCAGTGGGATGACTCACGCAATAAATGTTGGTCTGGATCAGAGTAAccacccccccgccccctctttatttttcccttttggaGAGGATTTTAAAGGACACAGAGACATGTTGGCTTTTCTATCTGCTCTCCTCGGGCAGCTACCaggaacacaaaacaaaagaggcAGACTACCTGGCAAATACCCTTTGTACTTCCCGATGAAAGTGAGATAGTCAATATCTCTAAGTTAGAGATAGCAAATGTTTCTAAACCAGGGGGAtgggggggctgggaggggaaaCAAGCTTTCCCCAGTATTAGATACAACAAAAAAGCCAGCATTTGAAAATCTAAGAAAGTGATATGCTGCTATAAACAGCAGGTACACCTTGGGGATTAGTCAGAAAAGAATGCACTACTCCATAGTATTgttccaaacttaatgattctataatcatTCTGTCACCAttagatgatcagagggctacAGCACCTTCCCTAtgaaggctgagggagctgggcttgttcagcctggaggaaaaaaggctgtggggtgacctcactgcagcctttcagtacctaaagggaacctataaacaggaggggagtcaactctttgaaagggtagataacagcaggacaagggaaatggtttcatgttgaaggagggaagattgagcttggatgtcagggggaagttgtTTACTatgagagcggtgaggtgctggaacagctgcccagagaggctgcggatgccccatccatccctggaggtgttcaaggccaggttggatggggccctgggcagcctgggctggtattagatatggagattggtgaccctgcctgtggtgggggggttTGAgattcgtgatccttgaggtcctttagaacccaggccatcctgtgattctatgatcctatgaaaaCAGCCTTAGTGAGCAATCTGTATAGCCTGACACATAGTAAAGCTATATTGCTCACCTTTGAATGCCTCTAGAGCCCCATCATAGCTGACTGCTAGTTACCAGCATCTGCATGTGCTCCAGCACAGGAAGCTGTTTTGATGCATCACACAGACATGTGTTACAAAGCATGCACTAACGGTGTGATGTGAGtgagctgcatgctgctgggagctgccagaCCTCATTCCATCCTGGTGTGACACGGGTTAGAGGAATCACACTGACTCACAGAACGGCCTGTGTTGAAAGGGTTACAACCCCCTGCTCCGTGCAGGCCCCCTGGCACCGAACCGAGCCCCTTCCCGCTCCCCTGCGCCGTGCCTCAAGAGGGCGACCGCACCTGCCCGTGCTGCCCGCTTTCCTCTGAGACAGCGACCCGCACCGGCCGAGCCTTGCCGCCACGGGGCGCTGCGGCCTCATAGCGGAGCCCGCCGGAGCGGCAGGAAATGACGCGGTCCGACACCCGCCGGCACGGGGCGGCCCACCGGCACCTGCGGCCGCTCCGCCCGCGCTCCGCCCCCCCCGCTCCTCAGTTTACCTCCGGCGGCGGCTCCCGGCCCGGCGCTCGGCGGCAGGATGACGGGTGCGGAGCGGGTGCGCGATGGCAGCTGCCACTTCCAGCGTTCGCGGCTCCTCTGGATGATCGGCATCATCTTCGGCATGATCCTGCTGGGCGTAAGGGCGGCGGGCACGGGACGGAGAGCCGGGCAGGGGGTGCTGCGTGTGGGACTGAGGGACGGGAGCGGGGCGGACATCCCACTCCTCATCGACCGTTGTCAGACTGCAGCCATGACACGGTGCAGGGGTGGCCGAAGAGCCGGCCCGAAGGTGACCTTAACGTTAATAaccctgtttttctcttcacagtgGGTAACGCTGTCACCTTCAACTATCCCTTATAGCTATTTGGGACTGTTTGGTGATTTCCTTCGTTATTTAGTGAAGAACCACCACAAGTGGGTGTGCTATGGGTGAGTGCCATCTGGCTGCCTGCACCTCTCCGTCTGTCCCTGATGCTAACGAGCTGTCCTGTAACGTGGCTGTCAGTTACACTTGGAGTTCAGCGTAGCTCATTGCAGCTCAGGCTGTGGGGCAATAAGTACCGTGAGAGATGAGACAGGctaaggccaggctggagggATAAGAACTCGGCTTACAGTTTGGCGTCTGTGTTGGTCTCCTgaggaaggaaagcacacaGATAAGACTTTCAGAGGCAGTTATTGGTCCGTATGTAAACTTatatttgctgttattttgcCAGCGGGTTTCTCAAATATCCTAATCCTCTCATCTTAAGAGCTGGAGAACACTTTCCTATAGCTCAGCCTCACACTTGTTGGATTCTTAAGGGAATCCTCAGCCTGCCTTGTTTATTTTACTATACATCATGTATAACATGGCCTTTGTCTTTGCTCAGAGCATCCTATACTTGAACAAGGTACTGAATTGATCCTAATGGGATATCTTTTATATGAAAACTTAAAAATCAAGGAGAAAGAATTCTAACATTCCATACCCTCAATGCATGCACACAGTTGAACTATACCTATACACATACATCTGCACCCTCAAAGGCTTTCCTATTTGATCACTAAAATTAGTTCTGCAGGTATTCAGTAAGCACTGGGCTTAACCAAGTACTGAAACGCATGGATACATGCAATGGGtacacaaaaaaacaatgaattttcttatctttttttttaggTTCTACGTATCCTGGTTGATTCACATAGTAGAAGCCTTGTACGGTATAAAGTTATGCCAGTAAGTTGATCTCCCCCCATCGCTTCTTACCTTAAGTTCTCTGGAAAGGATTTCTGGTACAAGTGATTTAAGTTATAAACTGATTTTGGTGGTTGTCAGGAAGAACATCAGTTCTGAGGCTGCTGGGCAAGTTCACACCAGAGAGATACTTTGCTGTCCACCGCAGAAGGTTATTGCTGTATTGGATAGCAAAAATAGAGGATGGCAGCTTGGCAGACTGGCAGCAGGGTCTGTCAAAGCTCATCTGTTTGCAACCAACCAAACACATTGTATTGTGTACTCTTGGTCTAACAGGCATAGCTGCTTATTCCTCGTTGTTAGTTCAGATGCTGGGTAACAGCAGTCCAGATagcagggggaaaaataagTGGGAGTTTAATCAGGTCTTACCTCATCAGAATTCTGACTCCTAGTTACCTGTTGAAATAGATTGCATCTGTGTTGTGAAAATGCACTTGGATACCTCCATTTGGGATTACTTAAGATCTAGTTATATATTGCATCTTCTGTGGAAGAAAGTACTCGCTAATCAGATTCTAATGCCAACCTAGTCTTAAGTTAGGATAACAAATCTTTCGGGAGTTCTGTTCCTTTTAATCTTGTCTCCAATTCAGAAGAATGCAGATACGAGTTTTCACGCTCATATTTTGTGCTGATTCTCATTACTCTGCAGAGGTGTCAAATTAATTTGCCACTGCGAAAACTCCAACTTCCTTTAATTAAGGCCCTATCTGTCTCTGGCTTCTCATATAACATCTCTTGGAAGCAAAGGCATTTTGTTCCACTGAGCTATTTGAAGTGGCTCTCCAGcttgttttctgccttcagaATGGTATCTGATGATTAACTGTTTACCAAACTCTGGTTTTAAGCTATAGCTTTAAAGCTTTACCTGTGGTTCTGCAGAAAGCTTTTACATGCATTGGCTTAAGGTTATATTAAGAGGCAATTTCATGACTGCTGAGCATATCAAGTGGATGTACTGCAAACAAGTTAAGTAGTGAAGTTGCTGCAAGTAAATGTTGAAGACCATAAGAAGGAGAGCACGGATTGCCTGCCCATCATCTTCTGTTGAGGCACGCTTCTGTGGATAACTAAGTAGTTGTACTCTCCTATTAGCACTAAACACTGTTAACTGATGAAAGAGATAGTAATACCTGCATATGAACATCACGAAGGAGACATGAGGAAGAACTGGAGAGAAAGGAGGTATAAACTCATTAATTAGCAGCGGTACTTGCGTTGGGTTTTGGCCTGTTTCCTCATACGGTCTCTTCAAGTAAGCTTGCTGTATATACAAGCAGGTAAAGTTCTTGAGACATAGTTTTCCATTGTCTGGACTCATTTGCAAACACTGCATTAGGGATTATAAAAGTTTTCCCACAgctggtaggaaaaaaaattaggaaCAAAAATGGAGAAGAGTTGTGTCAGTCAGTACTTACTGCACATTCATTTGCTCTGTGTAGACACAACAGATGAACACTTGCAGCTGAAGtcagcagagggagctcactTCTAAAGTGACTAAGTTTAAATGTGCTTATGCTTGCCATAAGTCTCTGGAAATGTGAAATGAGTTGATTGAGCTTTCACATCTCCtttcctctgaaaatatttccccacaacactgaaatggaagaggaaatgtGACATTGCTGACAAAGACAATTATCTTTACCAAGGTGAATGTGAGTCAGTTTTTAAGAGGTAACCAGCGTGACCATCTTGCTACTGTGGGCTGAAGTTACCACTGCTTCACATCCCTAATGTACTTAGTGGAGCATAAGTCAGCTTGCACGCAGGTTCTTTATAGCATGACTAGACCTCTTCCTGTAACAAACCAAACATTTGCATATGCTaattgaaaactgaaataattcaagACAAGCATCTTGAGCcccctctgctttttttctctaacCACAAATCCAGGCAACACCTGAGCAACTGTCAGGCCACTGGGCCTTGCAAGTGCACAGACAACCTTCAGGGTCTGTAGTCAGCAAGAAGGTACACAGATATCGCTGAGGAAGCTGCATGCACAAAACCTCTTTGAGTTTACTCTCTCTGCAGTTTATAATGCACCAAAATCATAAGCAGCAATACTGCCTTTTAAGGAATCAGTTTCAGTTTGAAGTGAATGTGAGATTAAACGTTCTAACCAAGTCTGAAGTACCGAGGTTCGGTAGAAATACCTTGTTAATTATCACAATATAGTCTGCAAGACTCAGCTTGTTGATacacattctgcttttgttcccaTTGCAGATCTAAAGGCATCACTGACCCAGCAGTTCAGTTCCACTGGTTCATTCAGACACTTCTATTTGGGTACGCTTCCTTCGGTCTCCTGGTGTCGTACAAACCTCCAGCCAAGA
This window harbors:
- the TMEM254 gene encoding transmembrane protein 254, which translates into the protein MTGAERVRDGSCHFQRSRLLWMIGIIFGMILLGWVTLSPSTIPYSYLGLFGDFLRYLVKNHHKWVCYGFYVSWLIHIVEALYGIKLCQSKGITDPAVQFHWFIQTLLFGYASFGLLVSYKPPAKKYY